The genomic window CGGCCCTTTCTGCCGCATCAACTCCTTCGCCCGCGTCGAGGAGTCCATCCTCTTCGACAACGTGGACGTGGGCCGGCGCGCGGTCATCCGGCGCGCCATCATCGACAAGGACGTGCGCATCCCCGAGGGCGTGCAGATCGGGGTCAAGCCCGAGGAAGACCGCAAGCGCTTCTACGTCAGCCCCGGCGGCATCGTGGTCATCGCCAAGGGCGACGTGATCCAGGCCTGAGCCGCCGTCGGGAGGAACGATATGATGGAACAAAAGCCGGGGTCTCCTCGTATATATAGCAGGGGCGAGATCGAGCGCCTCCTGAAATCTCATATGAGGAGGGCTGCGATGGGGGAGATCAGAGTAAAAGTCCGGTTCGAGAATCAGCTCGATCGCGGACTTTTTGAAACGGGGCATATCGCAGAGGCGGAAATCCGGGTGCGGGAACTGGATGCCGTCGTCGACACCGGCGCGGTCCTGTCCCTCTTGCCTCAGGACTTGGTCGAGGCTCTGGGCCTTAAGATTTTCAGCAAGGCCGTGGTCGCGCTGGCGGATGAGACAAGGATCGAGTTGCCGCGGGCCGGCAACTTGACCGTGACCGTCGCCGGCCGTACCATGAACACGGACTGCCTCGTAGGTCCGCCCGGCTGCGAGCCTCTGTTGGGGCAGCTCGTGATGGAAGAGCTGGACCTGATTGCCGATCCGGCCAAGCGGACTTTGACCGTGAGGCCGGAGTCCCCGTATCTGCCCACCCTAAAACTGAAGTCGCAGCGCGTCGCATTG from Elusimicrobiota bacterium includes these protein-coding regions:
- a CDS encoding aspartyl protease family protein, with translation MGEIRVKVRFENQLDRGLFETGHIAEAEIRVRELDAVVDTGAVLSLLPQDLVEALGLKIFSKAVVALADETRIELPRAGNLTVTVAGRTMNTDCLVGPPGCEPLLGQLVMEELDLIADPAKRTLTVRPESPYLPTLKLKSQRVALRG